One genomic segment of Brevibacillus laterosporus LMG 15441 includes these proteins:
- a CDS encoding M23 family metallopeptidase — MRFLRLYSCLIIAIILMVPSQGLAASISTKAPSTSPAKSEWDERMELFIEYEALYGIPWKYVAAIDQYERTIKKKSKNKEAESANKRLTAIKVPTELWCGVFNPDSEDNHLTSITFFHGIGLDGSGDGVADQDNDRDVLTSLVRFLGTYGFNSDDFKIGLWNYYKRDSAVRTIMHFSRIYEKFQTLELNKHAFPIPKRFSYSYRSTWGDPRGWGGRRIHEGVDIFAGYSTPVMSTGYGVVEVLGWNRYGGWRVGIRDIDNIYHYFAHLSSFKKGLKEGDIVVPGEVIGYVGSSGYGKPGTSGKFPPHLHYGTYRDTGNNEWAFDPYPLLKRWENQKKQPKPIYK; from the coding sequence ATGCGTTTTCTACGCCTTTATTCATGTTTGATTATCGCTATTATCCTAATGGTTCCATCTCAAGGATTAGCGGCATCAATATCAACTAAGGCACCATCAACTTCCCCTGCTAAGTCAGAGTGGGATGAGCGTATGGAATTATTCATTGAATACGAAGCATTATATGGAATTCCATGGAAATATGTAGCAGCTATTGATCAGTACGAACGAACCATTAAAAAGAAATCAAAAAACAAGGAAGCAGAGTCTGCGAACAAACGACTCACTGCTATCAAGGTTCCTACTGAATTGTGGTGCGGCGTTTTTAATCCTGATTCGGAAGACAATCATCTAACATCCATTACCTTCTTTCATGGAATTGGATTAGATGGTTCAGGAGATGGTGTTGCCGATCAGGATAATGATCGTGACGTATTAACTAGTCTTGTTCGTTTTTTAGGTACCTATGGTTTTAATTCCGATGATTTCAAGATTGGTCTATGGAACTATTATAAGCGTGATTCAGCCGTAAGAACCATCATGCACTTCTCACGAATCTATGAGAAATTCCAAACACTTGAATTAAATAAGCATGCTTTTCCTATTCCCAAACGCTTCTCTTATAGCTATCGCAGTACGTGGGGAGACCCACGTGGTTGGGGAGGACGGCGCATTCATGAAGGAGTCGATATTTTTGCCGGATACTCTACCCCGGTGATGAGCACAGGCTATGGTGTGGTTGAGGTATTAGGCTGGAACCGCTATGGTGGGTGGCGCGTAGGTATCCGCGATATCGACAACATTTATCATTACTTTGCTCATCTGTCTTCCTTTAAAAAGGGATTAAAAGAGGGGGATATCGTCGTCCCTGGTGAAGTGATTGGTTATGTAGGAAGTTCTGGCTATGGAAAGCCTGGTACCTCAGGGAAGTTCCCGCCTCATCTTCATTACGGAACATATCGGGACACCGGAAATAATGAATGGGCATTTGATCCTTATCCACTGTTAAAACGCTGGGAAAATCAGAAAAAGCAGCCTAAGCCTATTTACAAATAA
- the corA gene encoding magnesium/cobalt transporter CorA — protein MKIYLIENGTMTPVEDIEITIRPPANGFYWIQARLFDLDILQHLFHLHPLAIEDCIDEEEQRPKLEVYHDHYFIVSNSIQFQNEDIFLREVNIFLGGHYVITVSKFDIDEIRIFPSIIREEEIHSSDFFLYFFMDQLIESYFDVMEEIQDLIENLEEQVLLKAKNTHLSQIVGLRREILYAKKMMAPQRDLIHALQTKELSLISLNLRKYFVDIHENAVKIVENFETFRELIGNVREAYQSSVSNRTNEIMRIFTALTTIFMPLTVVTGIYGMNFDVMPELHTNYGYFIVLIIMFTLATTMYVIFKKRDWL, from the coding sequence TTGAAAATCTATTTAATTGAGAATGGAACCATGACTCCAGTTGAAGACATAGAAATAACAATACGCCCACCTGCTAACGGTTTCTATTGGATACAAGCACGTTTATTTGATTTGGACATCTTGCAGCATTTGTTTCATTTGCATCCATTAGCTATTGAGGATTGCATTGATGAAGAGGAACAGCGCCCTAAACTTGAGGTCTACCATGACCATTACTTTATCGTAAGCAATAGCATTCAGTTTCAGAATGAGGATATATTTCTGCGAGAAGTGAATATCTTTCTCGGAGGGCATTATGTCATTACGGTCAGTAAATTTGATATAGATGAGATTCGTATTTTTCCCTCCATTATTCGTGAAGAAGAAATTCATTCGTCCGACTTCTTCCTGTATTTTTTTATGGATCAGCTCATTGAAAGCTACTTTGATGTAATGGAAGAAATTCAAGACCTGATTGAAAATTTAGAGGAGCAGGTGTTACTCAAAGCAAAAAACACTCATCTTTCTCAAATTGTTGGGTTACGCCGAGAAATTCTGTATGCCAAAAAGATGATGGCGCCACAGCGCGATCTCATTCATGCACTGCAAACGAAGGAGCTATCTCTGATATCTCTTAACCTACGTAAATATTTTGTTGATATTCATGAGAATGCCGTAAAGATTGTGGAGAATTTTGAAACATTTCGAGAGCTAATTGGCAACGTCCGCGAAGCTTATCAGTCTTCCGTTTCCAATCGAACCAATGAGATTATGCGCATTTTTACAGCATTGACCACCATTTTCATGCCTTTAACGGTTGTGACAGGCATTTATGGAATGAACTTTGATGTAATGCCAGAACTACATACCAACTACGGCTATTTTATTGTCTTGATTATCATGTTCACATTGGCAACTACAATGTATGTTATTTTTAAAAAAAGGGATTGGTTATGA
- a CDS encoding FAD/NAD(P)-binding oxidoreductase, whose amino-acid sequence MSSIRKFCVAIVGGGSAGIMVAARLLRARPSLRGSIAIIDPADKHYYQPLWTLVGAGVVSKEKTEREEASLIPKGATWIKESIESFFPEMNQVCTAQGEKIQYDYLVVSAGIEIGWDKIKGLPEAIGKGGVCSNYSYEHVSYTWECLRTFSGGTAIFTHPNTPIKCGGAPQKIMYLADDHMRKAKVRSHSQIIFASANASIFAVKKYADSLQNVINRKNIHTNFRWNLIEILSKKKEALFVHLDTKELHTLSYDMLHVVPPMFPPRFIRESPLADEAGWVEIDAATLQHRRYPNIFSLGDCSNLPTSKTGAAIRKQAPVLVANLLAVMDQQTLSARYDGYTSCPLVTGYNRLILAEFDYKLEPRETFPFDQAKERYSMYRVKKDLLPLLYWRAMMKGRM is encoded by the coding sequence ATGTCAAGTATCCGCAAGTTTTGTGTTGCCATTGTAGGTGGAGGTAGCGCCGGCATTATGGTTGCAGCTCGATTATTGCGCGCACGCCCCTCTCTTCGCGGAAGTATTGCAATCATTGACCCTGCTGATAAACACTACTATCAGCCCTTGTGGACGCTGGTAGGAGCAGGTGTTGTATCAAAGGAAAAGACAGAACGTGAGGAAGCCTCCCTAATTCCCAAGGGAGCGACTTGGATCAAGGAGTCTATCGAATCCTTTTTTCCAGAAATGAATCAAGTCTGTACAGCACAAGGTGAAAAGATTCAATATGACTATTTGGTTGTATCCGCCGGGATTGAGATAGGCTGGGACAAAATTAAAGGGCTCCCAGAGGCAATTGGAAAAGGCGGAGTATGTAGTAATTATTCTTATGAGCATGTTTCGTATACGTGGGAATGTCTGCGTACTTTTTCAGGAGGAACTGCTATTTTTACTCACCCAAATACACCGATTAAATGCGGGGGTGCTCCCCAAAAAATCATGTATTTAGCGGACGATCATATGCGGAAGGCAAAGGTGCGCTCCCATTCGCAGATCATTTTTGCTTCAGCTAATGCGAGTATTTTTGCCGTCAAAAAATATGCAGATTCCTTACAGAATGTTATTAACAGAAAAAATATTCACACCAATTTCAGATGGAACTTGATAGAGATTCTTTCAAAAAAGAAAGAAGCTTTATTTGTTCATCTAGATACAAAAGAGTTACATACCCTTTCCTATGACATGCTGCACGTGGTGCCCCCTATGTTTCCCCCCCGTTTTATTCGAGAAAGCCCTTTAGCAGACGAAGCTGGATGGGTAGAAATTGATGCAGCTACACTACAGCATAGACGCTACCCAAACATTTTTTCTCTAGGAGATTGTAGTAACCTTCCTACTTCTAAGACTGGGGCTGCTATTCGAAAACAAGCGCCTGTGCTCGTGGCCAATCTATTGGCTGTCATGGATCAGCAAACCTTATCCGCTCGATATGATGGATATACGTCTTGCCCATTAGTAACAGGCTATAATCGCTTGATCCTAGCAGAATTTGATTACAAGCTAGAACCCCGCGAAACGTTTCCCTTTGATCAAGCAAAAGAAAGATATAGCATGTATCGAGTAAAAAAGGATTTGCTTCCTCTCCTTTACTGGCGAGCAATGATGAAAGGGCGAATGTAA
- a CDS encoding MBL fold metallo-hydrolase, with product MLLRYFYHEPLAQASYLVGCQRTGEAVVIDPQRDITAYLRIAQQEGLRIVGALETHIHADFVSGAREIAHRTQATLYLSGEGGPDWQYAGLDGVAHQIIHEGDTLSVGNLRLEVMHTPGHTPESLSFLLKDYGLAGSQPIGVFTGDFVFVGDVGRPDLLEKAAGQIGTAEVGARQMYQSLQRFKEWEDYLQIWPGHGAGSACGKALGAVPSSTVGYEKRYNPALAFTEEEKFVTWLLNGQPEPPRYFSRMKQVNKQGAALIADIPLPKEIQMNQEVLQDILASDAILLDTRLASVFAQSHLSGSLSIPHQRSFCTWAGWLIDEQSPLYVLGNKEDHQQILSDLRAVGIDHVLAMGDSNEIQKNIDLSPLLKDMKEMDVMTATSLVYQQDVTLIDVRNSSEWLEGHLPHAVHIPLGSLHKRLDEIPKDKPILVQCRSGARSAIAVSLLESKGFENLINLEGGILAWNQAGLETINNPANVTI from the coding sequence ATGTTATTACGTTACTTTTATCATGAACCATTAGCTCAAGCTTCCTATCTTGTAGGCTGTCAACGAACTGGTGAAGCCGTCGTCATTGATCCGCAAAGGGACATTACAGCTTATTTGCGTATTGCCCAGCAGGAGGGTCTGCGTATCGTAGGTGCATTGGAAACTCATATCCATGCCGACTTTGTATCCGGAGCAAGAGAGATCGCCCATCGGACCCAGGCTACTCTTTATCTTTCAGGAGAAGGGGGACCTGACTGGCAATATGCGGGACTCGATGGTGTTGCCCATCAAATTATCCATGAGGGAGATACCTTGTCCGTAGGCAATCTCCGTTTAGAAGTTATGCACACGCCAGGACATACACCGGAGAGTCTGTCCTTTTTATTAAAGGACTATGGTTTAGCCGGGTCACAGCCCATCGGAGTATTCACAGGAGATTTTGTGTTTGTTGGTGACGTAGGACGTCCTGATCTGCTCGAAAAGGCCGCTGGTCAAATAGGTACTGCTGAGGTCGGAGCACGTCAAATGTATCAATCTCTTCAACGTTTTAAAGAATGGGAGGACTATCTGCAAATCTGGCCGGGTCATGGAGCGGGAAGTGCCTGCGGAAAGGCATTAGGTGCCGTCCCCTCTTCTACGGTAGGCTATGAAAAGCGCTATAATCCTGCCCTAGCCTTCACAGAAGAAGAAAAATTCGTTACATGGCTGTTAAACGGTCAGCCAGAGCCCCCCCGCTATTTCTCTCGAATGAAACAGGTTAATAAACAAGGAGCAGCCTTGATAGCTGATATCCCTCTCCCCAAAGAAATACAGATGAATCAGGAAGTGCTACAGGATATTCTAGCTAGTGACGCAATCCTGCTCGATACACGTCTTGCCTCAGTATTTGCCCAAAGCCATTTGAGTGGCTCTCTATCTATCCCCCATCAGCGCAGCTTCTGTACCTGGGCTGGTTGGTTAATTGATGAACAAAGTCCCTTATATGTCCTTGGAAATAAAGAAGATCACCAACAAATATTATCCGATTTAAGAGCGGTTGGAATTGATCATGTCTTAGCGATGGGTGATAGTAATGAAATTCAAAAAAACATCGATCTGTCCCCCCTGCTTAAAGACATGAAGGAAATGGATGTCATGACAGCCACTTCCCTTGTCTATCAGCAGGACGTCACCTTGATCGATGTTCGCAATTCATCTGAATGGCTTGAGGGCCATCTTCCACATGCTGTTCATATTCCGCTCGGCTCTCTACACAAGCGACTGGATGAGATTCCTAAAGATAAACCGATACTTGTCCAATGTCGTTCAGGCGCTCGCTCTGCCATAGCAGTCAGCCTTTTAGAATCGAAAGGCTTTGAGAATTTGATTAATTTAGAAGGTGGTATCCTCGCCTGGAATCAGGCTGGACTCGAAACAATAAACAATCCAGCTAATGTC